In Carya illinoinensis cultivar Pawnee chromosome 9, C.illinoinensisPawnee_v1, whole genome shotgun sequence, the following are encoded in one genomic region:
- the LOC122275350 gene encoding protein GL2-INTERACTING REPRESSOR 1-like: protein MSRRSGSSPKLELKLNLSPPRPNPRVESPSRSATVSPTSPPSSCVSMELNQDDSLRYSNSPEATSMVLVGCPRCLMYVMLSEDDPKCPKCKSTVLLDFLQDTTSPNMKTKNS, encoded by the coding sequence ATGAGTCGCCGAAGTGGAAGCAGTCCAAAACTAGAATTGAAGCTGAACCTCTCACCACCTAGACCCAACCCACGAGTGGAGTCGCCGAGCCGCTCGGCCACAGTGTCACCGACATCACCACCAAGCTCGTGTGTGTCGATGGAGCTCAACCAGGATGACTCTCTCCGGTACTCCAACAGCCCCGAGGCCACGTCTATGGTGCTGGTGGGGTGTCCACGCTGTCTCATGTACGTGATGCTCTCCGAGGACGACCCCAAATGCCCCAAGTGCAAGAGCACCGTTTTGTTGGACTTTCTTCAGGACACCACAAGCCCCAACATGAAGACAAAAAATAGTTAA